The genomic window TTTCAAAAGCGAAAAAAGACGTTTTCCATTTGGTAAGAAAGTCTTTGTTGGCGACCAGAGGATCAAACTTTGCCGAAAGAAATCAGCTGATGCAGAAATACCAGGAAATTTTCGAGGTGGAAAAAGACAATTATTCTTCTCATCTGTATTCCCAGTCTCAGTGGAAAGCAGAAAATGTAAAGGAAATCAAGCCGGTATATTCTGAAAACTCTGAAGATGTAGACGGAAGGGTAGTGGTACGGAACAATTTCGATAAAATTTTTGAAAAATATCCTGAAACTCTGGTATTTGGGGAAGACGCCGGAAATATCGGTGACGTAAACCAGGGACTGGAAGGCATGCAGGAAAAATACGGTGAAGTACGTGTGGCCGATACGGGAATTCGTGAAGCGACGATTTTGGGACAGGGAATCGGGATGGCGATGAGAGGCCTGAGACCGATTGCCGAAATCCAGTACTTGGATTATATTTTATATTGTCTGCAGGGGATGAGCGATGACCTGGCAACGGTTCAGTATAGAACAAAAGGCGGCCAGAAAGCACCGGTAATCATCAGAACGAGAGGGCACCGACTGGAAGGTGTTTGGCATTCCGGTTCTCCGATGGCGGGAATTCTCAACCTTTCCAAGGGAATTCTGGTATTGGTTCCGAGAAATTTAACTAAAGCAGCCGGATTCTACAACACCATGCTTCAGAGCGATGATCCTGCGGTAATTGTTGAATGTCTGAACGGATACCGACTGAAAGAAAAACAGCCGGATAACTTAGGGGAATTCACCGTTCCTGTCGGGGAAATCGAAGTAACAAAAGAAGGAAGCGACGTTACCCTTGTCACCTACGGTTCAACATGGAGAATTGTGATGGAAGCGGCGGAAGCTTTGGAAAAAATAGGTATTTCGGCCGAGGTAATCGATGTTCAGTCGCTTATTCCTTTCGATTTAACGCATGAAATTGCCGAAAGTGTAAAGAAAACCAACCGATTGGTGGTGATCGACGAAGATGTGGAAGGCGGAACGTCAGCCTTCATATTACAACAGATTTTAGAGAAACAAAAAGCATTCAGGTATCTGGATTCTGATCCTCTAACGATCGCAGCCAACGATCACCGTCCGGCCTACGCCAGCGACGGAGATTATTTCAGCAAGCCGTCCGCGGATGATATGGTAGAAAAGATCTATGCTATGTTTAATGAAACCAATCCTCAGAAATATCCTGCGATATTTTAATTGGGATTTCAGATAAATTTCGAAACCGCTCCTGAAAAGAAGCGGTTTTTTATTGTTTAAAAATCGTTATTTTAGATTAATAGTTAATTATGAAGAGCATTTCAGAGCAAATAGCAAAAAGACAAATTGATAGTTTACCTTTAATTCAAAATTATACATGTATTCTTATAAGAAATTCTTCTAATTATAAAGTGCATGGGACAGGTGTATTTATAAAGATTGGGCATTTACATTTACTTATTTCTGCAGCTCATGTATTTGATGATTTTAATGAATTGTTTATTCCATTAGATAATGGTGAAAATTTAATGAAACCGGGAGGTAGAATCATTGTAAATAATCCTAAATCTTCGAGAGATAATGATGAATTGGACATTGGTATTGTTATATTAGACGAAGTAACAATTAATGAAATAATAAGGACTTATAATTTTTTAGATGAAAATAGTTTATTGATTAATCATAGAAATAATTATTCATATAATTACATAATTTGGGGTTATCCTTCAAGCTGGTCGAAGAGATCAATTTCAAAAAAATCATTTCACTCCCGTCCATTTATTCATTTTACAAAATGCGCTAATCCAATAGAATATCAACGATTAAATAGATATAAATTCTTAAACTTAATAGTTAATTATGATAGACAAAATATTTTAAATTTTAAATCAAAAAAGTTTAGTTATGGTCCTGATCTATTTGGAATCAGCGGATGTGGGTTATGGTATATAAATCCAGAA from Chryseobacterium sp. SORGH_AS_0447 includes these protein-coding regions:
- a CDS encoding transketolase C-terminal domain-containing protein, yielding MQTTYIETQQISFQDFKNQILEDYKLGRVSREMSYLGRREVLTGKAKFGIFGDGKELPQLAMAKVFRNGDFRSGYYRDQTFALAVDALTVESFFAQLYADTSVEREPASAGRQMNGHFATRSLNEDGSWKDLTAQKNISSDISPTAGQMPRLLGLAQASKVYKSVTFEGSEKFSQNGNEIAFGTIGDASTAEGHFWETLNAACALQVPMVVSIWDDGYGISVPTMKQRAKADIAEMLSGFQRKEGEFQGCEIIQVKAWDYPALLDAYARAEQFARVESIPVVVHVVEVTQPQGHSTSGSHERYKNEERLAWESQFDGLIKFKEWILNYSIEIDGKEEVLATAEELDAIDNEAKKTVKAGQKQAWESYQKTITDLTHAVLPLVENLKGQNSEIENYISQFSKLVSKAKKDVFHLVRKSLLATRGSNFAERNQLMQKYQEIFEVEKDNYSSHLYSQSQWKAENVKEIKPVYSENSEDVDGRVVVRNNFDKIFEKYPETLVFGEDAGNIGDVNQGLEGMQEKYGEVRVADTGIREATILGQGIGMAMRGLRPIAEIQYLDYILYCLQGMSDDLATVQYRTKGGQKAPVIIRTRGHRLEGVWHSGSPMAGILNLSKGILVLVPRNLTKAAGFYNTMLQSDDPAVIVECLNGYRLKEKQPDNLGEFTVPVGEIEVTKEGSDVTLVTYGSTWRIVMEAAEALEKIGISAEVIDVQSLIPFDLTHEIAESVKKTNRLVVIDEDVEGGTSAFILQQILEKQKAFRYLDSDPLTIAANDHRPAYASDGDYFSKPSADDMVEKIYAMFNETNPQKYPAIF